The following proteins are co-located in the Neofelis nebulosa isolate mNeoNeb1 chromosome 18, mNeoNeb1.pri, whole genome shotgun sequence genome:
- the TMEM219 gene encoding insulin-like growth factor-binding protein 3 receptor isoform X1, which produces MGKCLLTLRLLSSSSFLSSSRLSVEAGTPLLPMGSCQAGHNLHLCLAHHPPLVCATLILLLLGLSGLGLGSFLLTHRTGLRSPDIPQDWVSFLRSFGQLTLCPVNGTATRKPRGSHVVGLLTTLNFGDGPDRNKTQTFETQVLGSHIGLKGSSATELVLITARVTAERTPGTCLYFSAAPGILPASQPPISCSEEGAGNATLNSRMAEECVRVWSHEGLVLTKLLTSEELALCGSRLFVLGSFLLLFCGLLCCLTAVCFHPRRESHWSRTRL; this is translated from the exons ATGGGTAAGTGCCTTCTGACTCTCAGGCTCTTGTCCAGttcttccttcctgtcctccAGCAGGCTCTCCGTGGAGGCCGggacccctctcctccccatggGCAGCTGCCAGGCAGGGCACAACCTGCATCTCTGTCTCGCCCACCACCCACCTCTGGTCTGTGCCACTTTGATCCTGCTGCTTCTTGGCCTTTCAGGCCTGGGCCTTGGCAGCTTCCTCCTCACCCACAGGACTGGCCTGCGCAGCCCTGACATCCCTCAG GACTGGGTCTCTTTCCTGAGATCTTTTGGCCAGCTGACCCTGTGCCCCGTGAATGGGACAGCCACACGGAAGCCGCGTGGATCTCACGTTGTAGGCTTACTGACCACCTTGAATTTCGGAGATGGTCCAGACAGGAACAAGACCCAGACATTCGAAACCCAGGTCCTGGGTAGTCATATTGGATTGAAAG GATCCTCTGCAACAGAGCTGGTCCTCATTACAGCCAGGGTGACCGCAGAGAGGACCCCAGGAACCTGCCTGTATTTTAGTGCTGCCCCAGGAATCCTGCCCGCCAGCCAGCCCCCCATATCCTGCtcagaggagggagcaggaaaTGCCACCTTGAATTCTAGGATGGCTGAGGAGTGTGTCAGGGTCTGGAGCCACGAAGGCCTTGTGCTCACCAAGCTGCTCACGTCG GAGGAGCTGGCTCTGTGTGGCTCCAGACTGTTTGTTTTGGGctccttcctgcttctcttctgtgGCCTTCTCTGCTGTCTCACTGCTGTGTGCTTTCACCCGCGCCGGGAATCCCACTGGTCTAGAACCCGGCTCTGA
- the TMEM219 gene encoding insulin-like growth factor-binding protein 3 receptor isoform X2, producing MGSCQAGHNLHLCLAHHPPLVCATLILLLLGLSGLGLGSFLLTHRTGLRSPDIPQDWVSFLRSFGQLTLCPVNGTATRKPRGSHVVGLLTTLNFGDGPDRNKTQTFETQVLGSHIGLKGSSATELVLITARVTAERTPGTCLYFSAAPGILPASQPPISCSEEGAGNATLNSRMAEECVRVWSHEGLVLTKLLTSEELALCGSRLFVLGSFLLLFCGLLCCLTAVCFHPRRESHWSRTRL from the exons atggGCAGCTGCCAGGCAGGGCACAACCTGCATCTCTGTCTCGCCCACCACCCACCTCTGGTCTGTGCCACTTTGATCCTGCTGCTTCTTGGCCTTTCAGGCCTGGGCCTTGGCAGCTTCCTCCTCACCCACAGGACTGGCCTGCGCAGCCCTGACATCCCTCAG GACTGGGTCTCTTTCCTGAGATCTTTTGGCCAGCTGACCCTGTGCCCCGTGAATGGGACAGCCACACGGAAGCCGCGTGGATCTCACGTTGTAGGCTTACTGACCACCTTGAATTTCGGAGATGGTCCAGACAGGAACAAGACCCAGACATTCGAAACCCAGGTCCTGGGTAGTCATATTGGATTGAAAG GATCCTCTGCAACAGAGCTGGTCCTCATTACAGCCAGGGTGACCGCAGAGAGGACCCCAGGAACCTGCCTGTATTTTAGTGCTGCCCCAGGAATCCTGCCCGCCAGCCAGCCCCCCATATCCTGCtcagaggagggagcaggaaaTGCCACCTTGAATTCTAGGATGGCTGAGGAGTGTGTCAGGGTCTGGAGCCACGAAGGCCTTGTGCTCACCAAGCTGCTCACGTCG GAGGAGCTGGCTCTGTGTGGCTCCAGACTGTTTGTTTTGGGctccttcctgcttctcttctgtgGCCTTCTCTGCTGTCTCACTGCTGTGTGCTTTCACCCGCGCCGGGAATCCCACTGGTCTAGAACCCGGCTCTGA